ACCGCCACAAGTGAAGGCTATTTCAAAACACCACCTTCCCCAACCAACACCATGTTCATTATTTCATTTGACAATGTTGACACGAAAACGGAAACTATCTCGTGATTTATACATATCACAGGTGACCCAGTTATGATGTGTACCACAGAATGTGAGGCTTAAGTTAAAGAAAGCAGCGGATTAAATATAgaagattttcataaaaaactgCTTAATGATACGCCTACATCAAGAGTGGACTTGCCTATGAACATATAAAAACAACAGGCTATAATTTGAGCCTCTTCGGCCCTTTTTGGCTTAACAAGACCAATAGTACCAAGActatgcaaaataaatatttggacaCTGATGTAGGAGACAATCTTATTTACCTTTATTATCAATAACCAATTATGAAAAAGAAAGCTTTCACTTGTCATAACCATGccagaatttataattattgaattGTATCATCTAGATAAAACTTAACGAATATTGTACTTGATTTatgatttttaagtttattcgAGGATCTTAAAATCCGATTAAATTGCCCTTCCAAATAAGCCGAAAGGGAAACTTTTTTCCTACCTATGTTTAGTAAAACCCAAGGAGTGTTGGAACCTTCACGCGTATTAAGGAGGCTTATCCGAATCGAACCGATTTCTCGATTCTATTTCCGGATACGGAATTACATTCATTTATTTGACTCCGAGCTAACTTGGTGCGTGTTACTATAGGATATCCTGATATAGTTCTTTCTTCATTTTCTTCATCCTTGGACTAGATTTAATTTGGTTCATATTGTGTAGTCCCTTTTATCGTTGGACTGGATATTGGTTCAGATTTAGTAGTCGCAAAGAATTACAGTACACAATGTGCAGTTACTTCTTTTGTATCTTGCGTTTATTATTGTTGTCTTCATAATTAATGAACCTCACGAATTTCGAAAACTGGTAAATATAGTGCGAATTACTTGCTTGTATCCATTTACTCGTAACGTAAATAGAAGTTGCttctatgtacctatttgtagagtagttaaaaatgaatatatgtaggtaatgtaGTCCAAAAAGACACCTTTTGTATGTACTCCATACATGAAAAATCcccatgtatgtatttatatgtcggaggcgtcatcaggatggatggcactatcgtccgacatcagctagggtaatcgagcaaagagataactcaaacaaactcaaaactcaaacgtttattcaaattagtcagaacaaaagacagcccccaaaatacccgcccttcgccacttcctatgtgttttggctggggagaagaagtggcggaacaaactccccagcaacacatgtctgtctgttaggttagaagaaccgttACAATTTAAGTTCACAAGACACTTTACATTGGGatctacaacgctaggcaataacactaggtacactacacgtaatcgaaaggcagtaacgcgacaactcaaCGAATACTGCACGAACACTCAATGAagactcgaccaagactgaactaagactgagctccgcggacgccacgctgaccgccacgactccgccaagcgcgccaaattgttgtttcaccggaaacgccaccagagggcgcgcttgcgtctcgtacagtgaccgtactattgactatctccgacatatAGAATTCTGGATAGGTGTACGATGAAGGTGGTGAATCAGAttcgtaaattattttttctaagacACATGTATATTGGAAGGCTGGTTAAACAACCACAAACAAAAGTGAATAATATTTCAGAGTCTATTCCTTGCACCACAGCCAGAGTTTTCCCCGTAGGTCCGCTCAGTTCTCTCAAGGGTGCTAGTGTGTGCTCGGTTTAGAATGAGTTATGAACATCGGGCGAGAAAACTTTTTTATACGCTCTCCTTGCACTTCCATTTTATTCTTCACTTTTATTAATTGTTCCAAGTTTTTGTCATACCGTTTTCTGGGCAGTTCGTTCTgtgagtaagtacctactgagaGCATTAAAACTTTTAATGCAATCTTGACTTTTTTTGTCTGGGCTCTCACACCTATAAATTTTCTTGTTCATTGATATCCAATGGTCTGGAAAGGTGCGTGGGACTTGACGGGTCGTCGACATTTAAAAGAGCTTACGTCAAGcatgaattattttcttttctaacTTTCTCACTCACATTCGTGAGAATTGTCGTATTTTGCGAATGAGAaattagacaagtgttcaacaaatgtttaagttttgtagtaaggctgttaatgttTAAATGTTATGACTTAGGTGTGTGCCTAATTGAAGCTAAATTCGTAGCTAAGGTTCAGGTGTGATTAATTAACAAGCTGCACATTAATAACACTAGGAACATAGTGCAAGacactgacattacgagtgtggtcagtttattgcaaattcataaatagtgatgtggcacgaccgaaacttaacgttaataaaatcaagtatcgtttttttacaataagtcatcctgaaataatgtgcttattcttgatgattatacatggcgttgcgtggtcagatatccctggcagtttttAGCACATCTtgcagccgtgtgtacgtacgtgaattgtaaattttaatgactattaaattcgtctattatagataaaaagttacgattcaacaaaccggtatcgtatgtacaacactgcacaaaaaagctagcaacattatttgtaagtttgacattttgcgagtgtcaatttagtctacgagattaaaaaacagactataaatGATTTTATGTAGTCCCTACATGCAGTAGCCCTGTATACCactttttagattattttttcgaTGCTTGCCAACATCGATTTCTATTGCAATTGGGTGTTAACAGAGTACAACGGCGTATtgatcaaacattttttttcgtaattacaagttaggtacatacaaacaaaatcatTTAGAACGCAGATGGCATTTAGTTTCAAATTAACCACTAGTTTATATCAATTACTTCCAGCACAATACCTTTCTTACTTACCGTATTATTAGCTATAGTTTCATGCATCTATGTGGAACACCTAAACTCCTACTTAGGTACTAGCAAATGCTCTGACACCAGGCTATATATCACGGTTCACATTAGCATTTGTCACGATTGGCATGACCTATCGGAGTGCTTAGCTTCTATATAGGGAATAGATCAAGGCTCCAAtcaatgtaggtatatataattttataattatctaGCTGTTCCACCAGAGGGAAATACTACATGTATAtgctaaaaagtagcctatatccttTTTCAATCTATGGACTATGTGTATCTATGACGTGTGTACCTATCACTACGTCTGTATcaatcatttcatttaaatcagttcagaagttttattgtaaaaaagcCGGACAAGCAGTCAGATACTTCCATTGAATTTGTGTATAATAGTGGTAGCACCgcgtttattttagtttgatcAAGAAGGATTGTGGCATCTAGTAGTCAAGAAGGTATATGTAAAAATCTTAACGCTAAGAAAATGAAGTTTAAGAACTAGAAACGTATCTATCGTACTTCATATGATTTCTAATTGAAATTCCACCAAGATGACAATAATAAATCAAGGTTAACCGATTCACTTGCATTAGATAACGTTTTATAGCCTTAGGGTAAGTGCATACTGATTTAATACCATGATCATTTATCTATCTTCAAAATATATGGAAATCGATTTGCAGCAGCTGCTACCTATCTATACATAATGTCTTATTGAGAaaggattattattatttcaccacgattttatgcatatttttttccCATCCATCCCGAGAGAACTACTCCGggcatccggataaaaattaTGCTTAAGTTTCTTAATAAAATCTTGTGTACTAGCTTATcttatactttatttttttaatttggtccAACAGTACCTGGGCTTAACACGTTCAAACAGACTCGTCAGCCTTTATAATGTTATagcatatttgtaaataatgtaatttttaaatagCACTAAGTTCTTAGCTGTCGCGTTAGGGTAAGCTCTGTGTTCGGAATCGCAGCTAAAGTCGCTAATTATTTAGGTAGCCAACACCGCCAAAAAGCGCCAATCAGCGTGCTCCACATCGCAATTACACGCACATTTATTTCGCCACTATTGGTCGCAATATTGTTCCCTTACCCCACTCTCCTCGAATAATGTAATACTTCAAAAATACATCGCTGCATAGCTTCTTACTGTACGCATCTCTCTTTTGTTTCTCGCCATATTTCACCTACACTCATCATCAAATCTAGCAATCAGGCCACACAATACGCTAACTTTCAAGTACCGGCGCATCAATCCGGTACACTCTGTAAAGATCGTTTaaggtgttttaaataaataaagaatacagATTTTCGACATAGACCTACCATACCTTTGTACTATTGTATGTTACTTCTTCATCTTTCAGTTTACTTTGTACATAGATGGTCAAATAGATTTAGAACTACTGTATGAAGATGCCTCTAGTAGCTACATTAAATCTACAATTTGTTATACAGTTTTAAGTCGTAATGAAAACATTATCTGCATTGTCCGCGCTATTTGATAAGCAAAGCATAACACTATGCCGTTACGATCATCGCTTGAAATACCTAGAACCTTTCTATGTTTGAAATTCCTTACTATTGTTGCTGGCTGGAcggttttcatatttataagtaaGTCGTTGTGTTACTGTAAATTTTAGTGGTATATGTGGACTCGGTTTCTAACCTACAAAATAATCTGATGTCACAACTCTTTCTCACAATATCTGTTGTACAGATCTCGGTGAAAAATTGCCGTAATTATAACTCAAACAACAAAATAGTGCTTACAGTACTTATGTGGTATTTTAAGAAGTAATTCTTTCAGTTTCCGCGGCGAAAATCCAattgtaattatatattttttttataaattccccgaagataatattaattaacagtCTTTCCTCAGGTATCAATGAGTACGTCCCAGCAAAAGCATCTTACGCCAAActcaaaaaaatgtttagtcTCGTTGACCCATACATACTACCGCCCGGTCAAGAAATAACGCAGTTAGAAAATTTTACGGATTGCGCCTGCCCTAGAGTTTTCTGGCCTGCCTGTGGCGAAAACAATGAAACATATTACAACGCCTgcgttttaaaatgtattaaagaAACGGCTTTGCGGAGACTTGGTCCTTGTTTCACGTACAGAAGAACAAACACTCTTATACTAGACATGAGAATTCCTAATAGATGGAAACTTAACACTTCTAATGTGACCTTAAATTCTGAAGAAGAATTGGAGAGCGTTCTAATGTCAGTCCCAAGTACTTACAgtgaagatgatgataatgttattgatattgatgATAGTAGTGATCTGTAAAAGGTAACAGTTTCAAATATATAAAGGTTTTTAATGATTTGTGATACCtcaaaagtattttgttttatttttgtgcgaAATTCCGATATGCATTATCATTTCAATCTTGTTCCTGCAACGCAAAGTACAAGGCTGTCCGTGGTACCCAATAACAATGCAGTTGACTAAAAggaagttttacaaaaaaaaaatgaaaactggTTACTGGATAAATTCTTAGTAAACGGAcgtgaaattgttatttttaggtCCTCCAGTTATTACCAAAggtcttaaaataaaagccgaacctaaaaactacatattttatgcaCTGGTTGCTAGACATTGATCGATTCACCTATGCATACTGAGTAGATACTTCAATAAACCACCTGTAGTGTGAGTAGAAATAAATCTGCACGCTTGTTAATTTAATTCTGATGACATCCAAAGTACCAACtgacacaatttaaaatattcacacaATAAAGGTAATGAGGTCAGAAATAAACAAACCTCTTTCCCCTAAAAGTCGGTCAATTTAGATGCGAAATGTTTCTGCCTTCTCGCGTTCAGTGGTTAATATGTCCCTAACCGAAGGTCACGTTTTCATAATACTAaaggcattattatattgaccTGCAGCGGGTCAAAAAGGGTCAAAAGGCAAAAAGGTTAAAGGATTCCTGACATAAGGCGTAGTCGTTACGTATGAATATCCGTTAGGGTCCGCCTATTACACCGAAGAGTAACAATTCTGTGCTTCTTTTTAATCCAGGATCACATATATATACTCTAAAGCCTTATATAACAGATTACAAGCCACGATTGCGAGTAGTTGAAGCTATAACAGGTCACTGTTTATTGTTATtggtatcattttatatttattgaaaataacaaGGACATCAATATAACTATGAACTATGTGATCCTCTTTGACCATAAAACTGAAAGGTTATGTTTATAGGTAACATGAATTTTAAATCAGTTTTACCGAGACATTTACTCTTCAATTATTTTCTGTTCAATTTTAACAATAAGTGCTTAGACCACGCCCACAAAAATACACAAACAGCcctaaaaccaaaaaatatttactaatgagACTCTTTAAAAACCTCAATAAATGTTGTAACTTTCAATAAGTTTACCATAGATTAACTGTCTGactgaaattataatattgtatcaTAATTTCCAGTCAAAAAATCCTAATGAACTAGCAGCTACCGCCATATGTTCGGTGTAAAGAAATCCACGTTGAAAGGACGAAAACGCTTTCGTAGAATCCTTCCCTGACAGGCACATTTGAATGACACAGTAAATGTACCAACCTAATAGGGCGACGCCCCGTGAAATTACCTTGGGTTCGAATCTTGGCACGCGACTATTGCGGGTGTAACACCTGCCTTATATTGGGTTCTTTCTATTCATTAGATAGAATTAGAACCTTTGTGAATTGTATGTCTGTATCGCTGGAGATGGAAGATTTCCTGAATGGGGGTGGAAATTGTTTGTATGGTGATAGTGCAAGTTGGAGGTATTTtgggatatatttttattgctgacTTTGGCGTTATGGATACGGGAAAATTGCGTAAATTATGAATCTTTGTGGTAGCGTTCTACAAGCATGTGGTTCATTAAGTTTCATTTCCGTTTAATTTTCTTCGATAATTGAATGATAGTTTTATTAAGACAGAAATCACAAATTTTCAAAGGAACGCACTCGAGTAGGTATACACATAGctaagaatattatattttaaacataaaataactaGCAATGACCTTTCTCTCAAATATTAAATCACTCCGTTATGTTCCAAGCCATGTGCAAAAAGACAGTTTATATAACGAAAAAATAGACGCTTTTGGCCTCATTTCATTAAAGCTTCGAAATAAGCTGGAACTAGACTACATCAGATTGGTCTAgatgtaaaagaaaaatagcaTTCAGCTGGCTAGCTTAACGTATCGCAGAACATTAGTTATAGTAGATAAAGAAGTTATTTCAgcaagaaataatttattaaaatgtactaCGCTTTACTTGCAAAAGTATCGTAGCTAACAGAGAAAAATGaatgtatgttatttatttttattaattatagcaaaaaataaaaactagtgTAGCTGATACAATTGTTATTAATCCATAGATACAATTTTTGCAGTCTTTCACCAACCTTATTGTATTGAACCAATTACTTATTCTATAAAAGCCACGCAAATATGTAATACAGAAAAAATACCGCCAAATCAAATGAATGACGTAATGATGCCTTTAAAGAAGTTTTTTGGTACACCTCGgtaatattatgttaaaagaaaataatttatttaaggactggcaagaaaaataaattaataaacatatcAAGAAGGAAACGCAGCAATATCAAACAGAATTTCTTATTTACCTAGCTCATTCAAGACTCCCTTTATGTTTACTCACTGAATAAATTCACTGATGTTCATTGTTCATCCCGAATCTTCTGGCTCAATGGTTTCCAAAATTTGGAGACCTTGCTGACAAAGATCTGTACGTATTCGACATTCATTCGAACTAATATGgcgtgcaaaatttcatgttgAGGTATACTTGGATCTATTGGACCTGACATCCTTGCGAACGGTTAATTAACCAAAGGAAACTCAATTTATTCCACACGAGGAACTCCCTATCTAGATGTTTTTAGATCTATTATTGTTGGGAAAATATAGATTGAAGTTGGAATAGTGACCCAGTTCTtcgtttttagttttataataagctcTCTTCGTGAGAATTGTTTGATGGATCACGCTTTTATTATAAAGGGGAATATTTCGCTGCATTCTGTAAAGTGACCCCAATATCTATTCTGCTGTCTGGGACTGCAGTTTTGTTCAAAAGAAGTTAGTACTGTCTTGGTACAGAAAAGGCTTCAGAAATAACATgatggggtttagtcagtaacagtctgacactccctcatgatGCACCCACAGCGGTCTTCTGATGTTTTCCCACCTTTAAAAAAGAggttaccttttttttaacgacgttaaaaatcatcaaatgacccctcccgctgtgggttagcagcggtgagggagtgtcagactcttactgactaaaaaccgtcgtgttccgtcgtaggccttttatgtaccagggccgcggtatctctttcgaacaacccgcagccccggcaggccctgaccctactgggccccgctggggaaaAGAGGTTACCTCAAATTGAGTTCTTGTGAATTTCTGAAACATTTCCAACTCAATAAAAAAGGATAGACGAGTCTAGAAGTCGTCTATGCTCCCCCATAATTGGACTAAGTTTGAAAATAATGCAAAGTACGCTTCTTCTGCGTCCAACTTTAGactgaataaattatattcggGAAGCATTTTGCAAGCAAGTTTTTGCTAGCTAAAAGACGTTTTGTAAAACTGTCAGCAAATGAACACTGTCGCTGGTTCCTAGAATCTGAGGACAGACTTAATAAAATAACGAATGGAGATTTTCTTTAATGTTTCTGTTGGATGTTGTTTTCAATAAGTTTTGTTTGTGAATTTTCAGTTTGTATGTGATGTAAAACGTaatcttctttatttttttgtttatttatattttcttagaaaCAAGAAATAGATgtataatatgttttaaatatgGAGTAACAATATGAAAAAGGTTTAGGTATGTTGTGTAAGTTTAGGAATCAATGGTTTTCACTGtcttcgtaatttttttttcactattgGGCTCGTAGTCACTAGATCCATTGTTTTCAACCATTTATGCTTACCTATAAAGATTCTGGTGATCTAATAGAAAGCTAAAATGTTGCAAggtttttaaaagataaaattaacttCAGTTTTCAccgaacgaaaaaaaaacagaataaaccGGCCtggtgcgagtcggactcgcgcacgaagggttccgtactattatttatacatCGCGCTATATCTATAATACATTccatattctgtgaatattttaaccatgtacctgttgccgttgtcgatatcgagcaaaaatgagcaaaaaaatcatttgTTGTAAGGGGgccctaaaaatatttattttattctagtttataCAGACGGACGGagggacggacagaggagcgataacactctttgggtacggaaccctaaaactacattttcattatttcaatGGCATATGAGCAATTAATATTTGATTGGTCATTTACTGCATATTGGTTTAATTGCAAACGGAAATTGAAGGTCAATACAGAATGATCTTCTTGAAGTAAGCACGTTAACTTTACACATGATATGTGACAGATTTCTCgctatgaaatattaaaatgaatttaattggAAAAACGCTATTGACTTGTAAGtgtttcatcatctcccgagccttttcccaaccattgGGGTCGGccttcagtctaaccggatgcagctgagtaccagtgttttacaaggaggaTTGCCTATCCGactttctcaacccagttacccgggcaatttATAAGTGTTTCGCCtatttattaaatgtaataTCTTTACTAACATGTTATCCGTCCCATCGGGCaatgaaagtgaaggaatagtgagtgcacctgtgtttgcgcaaatgactgtgcactataatatgtcctgcacagctggctaa
This genomic window from Helicoverpa zea isolate HzStark_Cry1AcR chromosome 24, ilHelZeax1.1, whole genome shotgun sequence contains:
- the LOC124642216 gene encoding uncharacterized protein LOC124642216, whose product is MPLRSSLEIPRTFLCLKFLTIVAGWTVFIFISINEYVPAKASYAKLKKMFSLVDPYILPPGQEITQLENFTDCACPRVFWPACGENNETYYNACVLKCIKETALRRLGPCFTYRRTNTLILDMRIPNRWKLNTSNVTLNSEEELESVLMSVPSTYSEDDDNVIDIDDSSDL